Proteins from a single region of Oscillatoria sp. FACHB-1406:
- a CDS encoding helix-turn-helix transcriptional regulator: MGRAGKALKQVLIEYKISQNKLAIALDVRGSVVYRWFHEQVDPTGDTIAQIVRALRKLNPEAAELFVRLYLSELLEEEEDT; the protein is encoded by the coding sequence ATGGGACGAGCCGGTAAAGCCCTCAAGCAGGTGCTAATAGAGTACAAAATCAGTCAAAATAAACTTGCGATCGCGTTAGATGTTCGAGGTTCGGTTGTTTATCGTTGGTTTCACGAGCAAGTCGATCCGACGGGCGATACGATCGCGCAAATCGTGCGAGCGTTGCGAAAGCTAAATCCGGAAGCAGCGGAATTATTTGTGCGGTTATATTTGAGCGAATTATTAGAAGAAGAAGAGGACACATAA